Within Massilia endophytica, the genomic segment CCAGGTCGCGCAGGCGCGCATATTCGTCCGGGCGCAGCATGTCGCGGTGCGGGAAGGTCAGGCGGTAGATCGGGTCGTCCGGCACCTTGTTCCAGTCGATCAGCTGTTCGAGCACGTATTCGTTGGTGCGGAAGGGCAGCACGCGCGATACCACCTGCACCGCTTCCCGCAAATCTTCCGTCAGCCACTGCCATTGGCGGGCCTGGCGGATGCTCTGTCGCGTATAGGGCTTGAACTTGGCTGGCTCGGCGACGTTCATGGTGGTCTCCTGTTGATGGGGTAGGAATCCACATGCTAGTGATACGGCATTCCGCCGCGTTGCCAGAACTCAATATCCAACAGGAAATAAATCGGGACTTGCGTTAACGCAGTTCAACGCTTTTCAGCTTGGCCAGTACGGCCTCGTCCGTCACGGGGCGCCAGGCGGCCTCCTCCCAGCATTCCCAGCCGCCCGCCTTGCGGTAGAAGCGGTTGTCCGGCGCGCGGTCCTTGCGGATGATCTCGGAAGAGCCCGCCACCACCACGCTGTTGTCCGGCACGTCGCGGAAGACCACGGCGTTGGCGCCGATGCGCACGTTGTCGCCCACCTTCACCTTGCCCACGATCTTGGCCCCGGCGCCGATGTAACAGTTGCGCCCGATCTCCGGCGCACCCAGGCCCTTCGAATCGGGCAGCATGTTCGAGCCTATCGTCACCTGCTGGAAGATGACGCAGCCGCTGCCGATCCGGGCGTCGCCCGAAACGAAGATGCTCTTGATCCCGTGCGGGAAGCAGGGCTCGCTCTCGAAGCTCGAATTCCAGGCCAGCGAACTGTTGTTCTCGTATTGATACAGGGCGTACACGCTGGTGTACAGCTTCTTCAACAAGGGGTTCTTCGTGCCGATGCACAGCGTCTTCAGCTTCCAGATGGAGCCGAAGGGCAAGGCGAGCAGTCGTCCCAGCATTTTTCCTCCGCCTTAGGCAAAAATTAATAATACTGCAACAGCAAAATGCCCGCAAACCCAGCCGTGCGGCCCGGCTTTGCGGCGCCTCAATCTCCACTGTAGCTGTGCGGCATATATTCCAATCGGCATCATTGCCATTTGGCACTTCCCTTCTCTTTCCAAAGGATGCGTTATGAAATCACTGCTGATCGGCAGCCTGGCCTGCCTGGCGATGGCGTCCGCCTTCGCCGCCGACATTACGGAAAAAGACGCGATCGCGATGGCCGAGCGGGGCGCCAGCTTCATCAAGGCGCACGGCAAGGACGAGATGATGAAGAAAATCACGGCCAAGGACCCGGACTTCGTGCAGGGCGCCCTGTACGTGGACATGCGCGACATCAAGACCGGCATCGTGCTGGCCCACCCCTACAATCCCACCATCGTGGGCAAGGACCTGACGGACGTGCCGGACGCAAGCGGCAAACGCTACCGGCGCGAGATCATCGAGCTGGCCGCCGCCAAAGGCAAGGGCTGGGTGGACTATATGTACAAGAACCCGGAGAGCGGCAAGATCGAGCCGAAGACCACCTACATCCTGCGCGTGGGGGATGTAGTGCTGGAAGCCGGCATCTACAAAAAATAGACGCGGGAGCCCGCCATGCTCAATCGACTGCGTATCGGTCCCAAACTGCTGCTCGCGCCCGGCGTCGTGCTGGTTCTGCTGCTGGCGATTACGGCCAGCGCCTGGTACGGCATGGTGCGGCAGAATGCATCGATGGAAAACCTGGTGCAGGTGCGCGCCGCCCGCATGAAGGCGGCGGCGGACGTGGCGGGCGAAGCGCGCTTTGCGCACGCGAATGCATACCAGCTGCTGGCCTGGACCAACGGCAGCTTCGCGCAGAACCGGCTGGACGCGCTGACGGCCCAGATCCGCAACCGGCACAAGGAGATCGGCAAGCAGCTCGAGGCGCTGGCGAAGGAGGCCCATGCGCGCGAGGCCGTGCTGCTGGAAGCCTCGTCCAAGGCGCTGGCAGGCTACCACAAGGCGGTTCAGGAAACCATCGAGCTGGCGCAGGTGGACCAGTCCATCGCCACCAATGCCATGAGCAAGGCCGAACGCCAGTTCGTGAGCCTGAACGAGCAGCTCTCCAAGCTCTCGGCCCTGGAGCAGGAGATGAGCGCCGAAGCCTTTGCCGTGGCCAAGGCGGACTTCCGCTCGCTGGGCAGCACCATGGCGGGCATGTGCCTGCTGTCCATCGTGCTTTCGCTGCTGGTGTCGATGCGGGTGCGCTCGGCCCTGCTGCGCGATGTGAACGCCATCGCGGATGTGGTGCGCGCCCTGGCGGCGGGCAAGCTCACTCACCAGAACAGCAGCGAGGGCAAGGACGAGATCGCCGAAACCTCGCGCGTGCTGGACCAGAGCATCGCGCGCCTGAACCAGACGCTGAGCACGATACGCGGCGCCGTGCAGTCCATCGATACGGCCTCGCATGAAATCGCCAGCGGCAACCAGGACCTGTCGAACCGCACGGAACGCCAGGCCGGCTCGCTCGAAGAGACCGCCAGCGCCATGGCCAGCCTCACGACGGCCGTGCGGCAGAACGCAGAGCACGCGCGCGAAGCCTGCCGGCTGGCGGCCACGGCCAGCAGCATGGCCCAGAAAGGCGGCGAGGCGGTGTCGGACGCGGTGCGCACGATGGACTCCATTCGCGCCAGTTCGCGCAAGATCGTGGAGATTATCAGCGTCATCGACGGCATCTCCTTCCAGACCAATATCCTCGCGCTGAATGCGGCGGTGGAAGCGGCGCGCGCCGGAGAACAGGGGCGTGGCTTCGCCGTGGTCGCTTCCGAGGTGCGCACCCTGGCCCAGCGTTCGGCGGCGGCGGCCAAGGAGATCAAGGCCCTGATTGCGGCATCGGTGCAAACCATCGACAGCGGCGTGGCCTCGGTCAGCCAGGCGGGCAGCAGCATGGGCGATATCGTGGCCTCGGTAGAGCAGGTGAACCACATCATCGAGCGCATCAGCGAGGCCAGCGCGGAGCAGGCCCAGGGCATTTCCGAGGTCAACAGTGCAGTGGGCCAGATCGACGACGTGACGCAGCAGAACGCGGCCCTGGTGGAGCAGGCGGCCGCCGCTGCGGAAAGCCTGCAGGAGCAGGCCGTCAGCCTGTCGCGCGCGGTGGCGGTATTCGAGCTGGATGGCGGCGGCGTCCCTGCCCTGCCCCAGGCGGCGCTGGCGCCCGCGGTCGAACGCCGCGCGCCCGACAGCCCCATGCGCGCCGTCCCCCCGCGCCCCGCCGCCGCCCGCACACCGGAACGCCACAGCGCCTAGAGGCCGTTAGCGGAAGGGTTTGCTGACGAAGCGGGAACCGGCGAGGCCGAAGCGCCAGGGAACTTCCATGGCCTTGGAGATGCCGATGCGCGGCCCTTCCACCACCTGCACCGTGCCTTCGCGCGCGTGCAGTTCAAAAGGCGGCGAGGACAGGGCCATGCCGTCGTTGGCGCGCGTGACCCCCAGGGCCTGGCAGACGCGGCCCGGCCCGGAACACAGCAGGCGCACGTCCTCCACGCCGCGCCGCTCGCGCATCGCATCCAGCCCCGCGAGGGGCTCGATGGCGCGGATCAGCACTCCCGCCCCGTGCCCGTCCTCCCGGCAGACAAAATTGAGGCACCAGTGGATGCCGTAGGAGCGGTAGACATAGGCGTGGGCAGGCGGACCGAACATGGAGCGGTTGCGTTCAGTGGGGCCGGAGAAGCTGTGCGATGCCGGATCTTCCCGGTCGTAGGCCTCCGTTTCCACGATGCGGCCGCCAACCCCGTTCACCAGCGCGATCACGCCGATCAGGCGGCGGGCCACCTCGTGCGAAGGATGGCTGAAATCGATCCCTGCAAGCGTAGTTGTCATGCTGGCATTCTAGCGCGGCCCGCGAAACACTGTCTTTTCGCTATCGAAACACCCGAATAGCGACAAAAAGTGAAGAAAAAACGATCACGGCATGCAATTGCCCTGCCGAAACAGGCGATAATAGCCAGGCACCTTAGCAGAACCGATATTCAGATGAACACTGTAGCAGCCCCCGCCCCGGTCATGGATAACTCAGTCGAAGACGCCCTGCTGCGCTCGATCCGTATTCCGCCGCGTCCCAGCCTGCTGGTCGACCTGCAGCAGGAACTGGGGGAACAGGACCCTTCTCCGCGCCGCATCGCCCGCATCATCGGCAACGACGTAGGCATGTCCGGCGCCCTGCTCAAGCTGGCCAATTCGCCCTTCTTCGGCGCCGCGCGCAAGGCCAAGTCCGTGGAGCAGGCCATCAATTTCCTTGGCATCAACCACTGCGCCGCCCTGCTGACCGGCCTGCTGGCCCGCCAGGCCGTGGGCGACAAGGACGGCGCCCTGAACCAGTTCTGGGAAACCTCGGCGCGCCGCGCCCAGGCCCTGGTGTTCATCTCGCGCAAGCTGCGCATCGCCCCGCCGGACATCGCCCACACCTTCGGCCTGTTCTGCGACATCGGCGTGCCCCTGCTGATGGAGCGCTTCGCCGACTATCGCGACACCTTCGACCGCGCCACCAAGGCCGCCGAGCGCAAGTTCACCGACATCGAGGATGAGCGCCATCAGACGAACCACGCGGCAATCGGTTGCTTGCTGGCCCGCAACTGGGGCCTGTCGCCGGACGTGTCCTGGGCCATCCTGCACCACCACGACTACGAAGTGCTGAAGGACGATAACACCGACGACGCCATCCGCTCCCTGGTGGCCGCCTCCGTACTGGCCGAACGGGGCATTCAGCGCTACCATGGCAACCGCGATTCGCTCGAATGGGAAAAAGGCGGCGCCCTGGCCTGCCAGCACCTTGGCGTGGAAGAGGACGAAGCCGACGACCTGCTCGAGGAACTGCACGAGACTTTCCATACCGAACACTGAGCCCGGGCCGCCGGGCACGAGCACATGCCCAAGAACAAGCGTCCCCAGCCCCGCAAATCCGCCACCCCGCCCGAAGAGAAAGAAGAAGTCCTGAGCCAGGCCCTGAGCAGCCTGGCGCTTGCCCTTTCCGAGCGCGAGGAGGATGAAGACGCCCTGCGCGCCAGCGAGCGCGAATTCCAGCGCCTGCTGCGCCGCTACCTGAACCAGCAGAAGGACGAGATCCTGTACGGCGCCATCGAGCTGGCGCGCGACGAGGACATCGGCGCCTACCAGCTGCTGCGCAGCGCCATCGAGGACGCCGCCTGCACCCAGCTGCTGACCCGCGAGAATGCGCCGCCCATGGAGATCGACGCCTTCGCCATTCCCCTCTTCGTCCACAGCCGGGGCGGCCTGGTGCAGGCCGAGACCTTCCAGGACGAGGCCGCCTACAGCGCCCTCCTGGCCAGCTTCTCCGAGGCGGGGCTGGAAAGCCCACGCGCGCGCCTGGTGCTGGTGCAGCATGCCTACGATGCCGACGAAGCCATCCGCATCGGCTACAGCCAGATGCACGCCATGGCGCGCGAGGCGGCCGCCTCGCTGACGGACAAGAAGATGCGCGAAGCGCCCGCGCTGCAACGCAGCATCGCAGGCTGGGCACCCTCCGCCTTCGGTCCCGAAGACGAGGCCATGGAGCTGCGCTTCCTGCTCGGCTTCTCGCTCAAGCGGGCGGACGATCCCTTCTATCAGGTGCCGCAGGACGAAGCCGCCGCAGACGCCTGGTTCGCCACCCGCATGCAACGCTATCAGGCGTGGACGGAAAAGGCGGCGCCGCTGCTGCGCCGCTGCCTGGCGTCCGCAGGCCGCAGCCTGGAGCTCAACTTCCTCTACCAGGACCATTTCTTCAGCGCCCGCCGCCAGGCCCTGGCCGAACGCGGCACCCTGGCCCTGATCGCCGAGCTGGGCGCCGCCGCGCGCAGCCATGGCGGACCGGTGCACGTGCGCATCGCCCCGGCCGAGGCGCAGGGCGAAGTGGTGCTGCGCGCCGCTCTTTATGGCGGCGACCAGCTGCTCGCGAGCAGCAACCGCCCCTTCGACCTGGGCGACGACCTGCAGGAGGCCGTGGAGGATTTGCGCGACGCCCTTGGCACCCAGGGCATCACGGATATCCGCGTGGAGGAAGGCGGGCAGGAATAGCCAAAGCGGCAACCCTACTTTGGCTTTGACAAGCTAAATTCTCAGGAGGATACTGAGTTCATGACTTGGAGGTCCATCATGAAACACCTAGCCCTGATCCTGGGCGCGCTCCTGCTTTCCGCCTGTTCCATTGCGCCGCTTGCTCCCCCGCCTGACGACCTGTTTGCCGACCACCTGTTCCAGGCTGCGGACGACCAGATCCCCACCGAAGCCATCTTCGCGCTCACTCCTGCGATGAAGGACTATGCGGCCTCGGTCAGTCGCACCATGCGCCGCAGCGAGGCGCAGCAGGCGCTGTTCGACGCGCTGTACAAGCGCGACCAGCTCCAGCTCGATTACGATTCCGCCGTCACCCGCACCGCGGCCCAGGCTTTCGAATCGCGCATGGGCAACTGCCTGTCGCTCGTCATCATGACGGCGGCGCTGGCGCGCGAGATGGGCATGGAGGTGAAGTTCCAGAACGTGATCTCCGGCACCACCTGGTCACGCAGCGGCGACATCTATTTCAACAGCGGCCACGTCAACGTAGTGCTGGGCTCGCACCGCAGCCTGTCGGACCAGGGCTTCGGCTACTACCGTTCCCGCGTCGTGG encodes:
- a CDS encoding cache domain-containing protein yields the protein MKSLLIGSLACLAMASAFAADITEKDAIAMAERGASFIKAHGKDEMMKKITAKDPDFVQGALYVDMRDIKTGIVLAHPYNPTIVGKDLTDVPDASGKRYRREIIELAAAKGKGWVDYMYKNPESGKIEPKTTYILRVGDVVLEAGIYKK
- a CDS encoding DNA-3-methyladenine glycosylase, with the translated sequence MTTTLAGIDFSHPSHEVARRLIGVIALVNGVGGRIVETEAYDREDPASHSFSGPTERNRSMFGPPAHAYVYRSYGIHWCLNFVCREDGHGAGVLIRAIEPLAGLDAMRERRGVEDVRLLCSGPGRVCQALGVTRANDGMALSSPPFELHAREGTVQVVEGPRIGISKAMEVPWRFGLAGSRFVSKPFR
- a CDS encoding HDOD domain-containing protein is translated as MNTVAAPAPVMDNSVEDALLRSIRIPPRPSLLVDLQQELGEQDPSPRRIARIIGNDVGMSGALLKLANSPFFGAARKAKSVEQAINFLGINHCAALLTGLLARQAVGDKDGALNQFWETSARRAQALVFISRKLRIAPPDIAHTFGLFCDIGVPLLMERFADYRDTFDRATKAAERKFTDIEDERHQTNHAAIGCLLARNWGLSPDVSWAILHHHDYEVLKDDNTDDAIRSLVAASVLAERGIQRYHGNRDSLEWEKGGALACQHLGVEEDEADDLLEELHETFHTEH
- a CDS encoding serine acetyltransferase — encoded protein: MLGRLLALPFGSIWKLKTLCIGTKNPLLKKLYTSVYALYQYENNSSLAWNSSFESEPCFPHGIKSIFVSGDARIGSGCVIFQQVTIGSNMLPDSKGLGAPEIGRNCYIGAGAKIVGKVKVGDNVRIGANAVVFRDVPDNSVVVAGSSEIIRKDRAPDNRFYRKAGGWECWEEAAWRPVTDEAVLAKLKSVELR
- a CDS encoding DUF2863 family protein; this encodes MPKNKRPQPRKSATPPEEKEEVLSQALSSLALALSEREEDEDALRASEREFQRLLRRYLNQQKDEILYGAIELARDEDIGAYQLLRSAIEDAACTQLLTRENAPPMEIDAFAIPLFVHSRGGLVQAETFQDEAAYSALLASFSEAGLESPRARLVLVQHAYDADEAIRIGYSQMHAMAREAAASLTDKKMREAPALQRSIAGWAPSAFGPEDEAMELRFLLGFSLKRADDPFYQVPQDEAAADAWFATRMQRYQAWTEKAAPLLRRCLASAGRSLELNFLYQDHFFSARRQALAERGTLALIAELGAAARSHGGPVHVRIAPAEAQGEVVLRAALYGGDQLLASSNRPFDLGDDLQEAVEDLRDALGTQGITDIRVEEGGQE
- a CDS encoding methyl-accepting chemotaxis protein, with translation MLNRLRIGPKLLLAPGVVLVLLLAITASAWYGMVRQNASMENLVQVRAARMKAAADVAGEARFAHANAYQLLAWTNGSFAQNRLDALTAQIRNRHKEIGKQLEALAKEAHAREAVLLEASSKALAGYHKAVQETIELAQVDQSIATNAMSKAERQFVSLNEQLSKLSALEQEMSAEAFAVAKADFRSLGSTMAGMCLLSIVLSLLVSMRVRSALLRDVNAIADVVRALAAGKLTHQNSSEGKDEIAETSRVLDQSIARLNQTLSTIRGAVQSIDTASHEIASGNQDLSNRTERQAGSLEETASAMASLTTAVRQNAEHAREACRLAATASSMAQKGGEAVSDAVRTMDSIRASSRKIVEIISVIDGISFQTNILALNAAVEAARAGEQGRGFAVVASEVRTLAQRSAAAAKEIKALIAASVQTIDSGVASVSQAGSSMGDIVASVEQVNHIIERISEASAEQAQGISEVNSAVGQIDDVTQQNAALVEQAAAAAESLQEQAVSLSRAVAVFELDGGGVPALPQAALAPAVERRAPDSPMRAVPPRPAAARTPERHSA